A single window of Streptomyces cathayae DNA harbors:
- a CDS encoding DUF3037 domain-containing protein produces MSDRHVFEYALLRVVPRIERGECVNAGVLVYCRHEAFVGVRTHLDASRLLALDPHVDLAGVRAALRAVEGVCAGGEAAGQAAGDDAGRRFRWLVAPRSTVVQPGPVHTGLTADPSAEVERLLDLLVR; encoded by the coding sequence GTGAGCGACCGGCACGTCTTCGAGTACGCGCTGCTGCGGGTCGTACCGCGCATCGAGCGCGGCGAGTGCGTCAACGCGGGAGTGCTCGTGTACTGCCGTCACGAGGCGTTCGTCGGGGTACGCACCCATCTCGACGCGTCCCGGCTGCTGGCCCTCGACCCGCACGTGGACCTGGCCGGCGTACGGGCCGCGCTGCGTGCCGTCGAGGGGGTGTGCGCCGGTGGGGAGGCGGCGGGCCAGGCCGCCGGGGACGACGCCGGGCGGCGCTTCCGCTGGCTGGTCGCGCCCCGCTCCACCGTCGTCCAGCCCGGGCCCGTGCACACCGGGCTCACCGCCGACCCGTCGGCCGAGGTGGAGCGGCTGCTCGACCTGCTCGTGCGCTGA
- a CDS encoding MerR family DNA-binding protein gives MRSILAQRDDGHAPCTHVTELIPAHLDDIDRRLAELVTTREALRALGGRTATTAPATCGADDICPVSTPHGCRRRLPSRCPLSRRSLASQCCRWPWTSRGRVLTRRVPRSAPPAPDAERGRPGSRILPAVSR, from the coding sequence ATCCGCTCGATCCTCGCCCAGCGCGACGACGGCCATGCACCCTGCACCCACGTCACCGAACTGATCCCCGCACACCTGGACGACATCGACCGGCGCCTGGCCGAACTCGTCACCACCCGCGAAGCGCTGCGCGCCCTCGGGGGCCGCACCGCGACCACCGCCCCGGCCACCTGCGGCGCAGACGACATCTGCCCAGTCTCAACTCCACACGGCTGTAGGCGCCGGCTCCCGTCGCGCTGTCCGCTCTCCCGCCGATCGCTGGCATCGCAGTGCTGCCGGTGGCCGTGGACATCGAGAGGGCGCGTGCTGACGCGCAGGGTGCCCCGGTCGGCGCCGCCTGCCCCGGATGCGGAGCGCGGCCGACCCGGATCACGGATCCTGCCTGCGGTTTCCCGCTGA
- a CDS encoding excalibur calcium-binding protein: protein MCRRTGALGILIALAATVPSAPTAHAQDLNCRDFTYQEEAQALFNLDRSDPNGLDEEQGPDDDIACEALPHRGDPVTSSTSSPRPVPTTATPVAAPTTPLTPTAPAVAPPALTAPASVTPTRGVEGGLGGSSGTGPSDWDIGIGLAFAAGAAAAAGYVVRRRRR, encoded by the coding sequence ATGTGCCGTCGCACCGGTGCTCTCGGCATACTGATCGCGCTCGCCGCGACCGTGCCGTCGGCCCCCACCGCTCACGCACAGGATCTGAACTGCCGGGACTTCACCTACCAGGAGGAGGCACAGGCCCTGTTCAACCTGGACCGGAGCGATCCCAACGGACTCGACGAGGAACAGGGCCCGGACGACGACATCGCCTGCGAGGCGCTTCCCCACCGGGGCGACCCCGTCACCTCCTCCACCAGCTCTCCCCGGCCCGTGCCCACCACCGCGACTCCCGTCGCGGCCCCCACCACCCCCCTGACGCCCACGGCCCCCGCGGTGGCACCTCCGGCCCTCACCGCACCCGCCTCGGTCACACCCACACGGGGTGTGGAGGGCGGGCTGGGTGGCTCGTCGGGCACCGGGCCCAGCGACTGGGACATCGGAATCGGCCTGGCGTTCGCGGCGGGTGCCGCCGCCGCGGCCGGCTACGTGGTGAGGCGCCGCCGGCGCTGA
- the fabG gene encoding 3-oxoacyl-ACP reductase FabG translates to MSTIEQQRVAVVTGAARGIGAATAVRLAAEGHAVAVIDLDEGACKDTVEKITTTGGKALAVGCDVSDEAQVEAAVARIAEELGAPTILVNNAGVLRDNLLFKMSVADWDTVMNVHLRGAFLMSKACQKHMVDAGFGRIVNLSSSSALGNRGQVNYSAAKAGLQGFTKTLAKELGKFGITANAVAPGFIATEMTKATADRVGMGFDDFKAAAATQIPVARVGEPEDIANAIAFFAGEAAGFVSGQVLYVAGGPLD, encoded by the coding sequence ATGTCCACCATTGAGCAGCAGCGGGTCGCGGTCGTCACCGGTGCCGCGCGCGGTATCGGCGCCGCCACCGCCGTACGGCTGGCGGCCGAGGGCCACGCGGTCGCCGTGATCGACCTCGACGAGGGCGCGTGCAAGGACACCGTCGAGAAGATCACCACCACCGGTGGCAAGGCTCTCGCGGTCGGCTGCGACGTCTCGGACGAGGCGCAGGTCGAGGCCGCCGTCGCGCGCATCGCCGAGGAACTCGGCGCGCCGACCATCCTGGTCAACAACGCGGGTGTGCTGCGCGACAACCTGCTGTTCAAGATGAGCGTCGCCGACTGGGACACCGTCATGAACGTGCACCTGCGCGGCGCCTTCCTGATGTCGAAGGCCTGCCAGAAGCACATGGTCGACGCCGGCTTCGGACGGATCGTCAACCTGTCCTCCTCCTCCGCGCTGGGCAACCGGGGCCAGGTCAACTACTCCGCCGCCAAGGCCGGTCTGCAGGGCTTCACCAAGACCCTGGCCAAGGAGCTCGGCAAGTTCGGCATCACCGCCAACGCCGTCGCCCCCGGCTTCATCGCCACCGAGATGACCAAGGCCACCGCCGACCGCGTCGGCATGGGCTTCGACGACTTCAAGGCCGCCGCCGCCACCCAGATCCCGGTCGCCCGCGTCGGCGAGCCGGAGGACATCGCCAACGCGATCGCCTTCTTCGCCGGCGAGGCCGCCGGATTCGTCTCCGGACAGGTGCTGTACGTGGCCGGCGGACCGCTCGACTAG
- a CDS encoding ABC transporter substrate-binding protein: MFKRNRCLRGVAVIASIASISSLAGCGVLASDTPDDQGPIVMGTTSSPRTLDPAASWDNSWELFRNVYQTLLSYPVGASTPQPDAAESCEFSDDSHQVFRCELRKGLKFSDGSALDAKAVKYSIDRIRKINVNGGPAGLLGSLERVQAPSDREVVFHLNKPDATFPFVLATPAMSIVAPDAYPADALREQSGIVGSGPYALQSYKEGEEARLVRNDHYEGFADRKNSAVTVRYFQDSATMVKSLRDGQIDLTYRGLAADDIVELQGQASKKEELQLVEGAGNSINYLVFNPKDPWAGKKPVRRAIAQIIDRAAIAHMIYKDTVDPLYSMVPKGLTGHTTGFFDDYGDPNVDKARKILTEAGINEPVPLTFWYTTDRYGSETKLEFKELERQLEASGLFEITLKSRPWKTYVAGYQKGEYPVFGRGWSPDFPDADNFIAPFIGKQNALGTPYEANEINNVLLPRSRRESDRGNVVKDFEEAQQILLDDARLLPLWQGRQYVAASRDIAGAERALDPSTIMMVWQLSRKTSW; this comes from the coding sequence GTGTTCAAGCGGAATCGATGCCTGCGAGGGGTGGCGGTCATCGCGTCCATCGCGTCGATATCGTCCTTGGCCGGATGCGGTGTACTGGCGTCCGACACTCCGGACGATCAAGGGCCGATCGTCATGGGGACCACCAGCTCGCCCAGAACGCTGGACCCGGCAGCCTCCTGGGACAACTCCTGGGAACTGTTCCGCAACGTCTACCAGACGCTGCTGAGCTATCCGGTCGGCGCGAGCACGCCCCAGCCGGACGCAGCCGAGAGCTGCGAATTCTCCGACGATTCCCACCAGGTGTTCCGCTGCGAACTGCGGAAGGGCCTGAAGTTCTCCGACGGCAGTGCCCTCGACGCCAAGGCGGTCAAGTACTCCATCGACCGGATCCGCAAGATCAACGTCAACGGCGGCCCGGCCGGCCTGCTGGGCAGCCTCGAACGGGTACAGGCGCCGAGCGACCGTGAAGTGGTCTTCCACCTCAACAAGCCCGACGCGACGTTCCCGTTCGTGCTCGCCACGCCGGCCATGTCGATCGTCGCCCCGGACGCCTACCCGGCCGACGCCCTGCGCGAGCAGTCCGGCATCGTCGGCTCGGGGCCGTACGCCCTCCAGTCGTACAAGGAGGGCGAGGAGGCCCGACTCGTCCGCAACGACCATTACGAGGGCTTCGCCGACCGCAAGAACAGCGCCGTGACGGTCCGTTATTTCCAGGACTCCGCCACCATGGTCAAGTCGCTGCGCGACGGGCAGATCGACCTGACCTACCGCGGTCTCGCCGCGGACGACATCGTCGAACTCCAGGGCCAGGCCTCCAAGAAGGAGGAGCTCCAGCTGGTGGAAGGCGCCGGGAACAGCATCAACTACCTGGTGTTCAACCCGAAGGACCCGTGGGCCGGCAAGAAGCCGGTGCGCCGGGCGATCGCCCAGATCATCGACCGCGCGGCGATCGCGCACATGATCTACAAGGACACCGTCGACCCGCTGTACTCGATGGTCCCCAAGGGGCTCACCGGCCACACCACCGGCTTCTTCGACGACTACGGCGATCCCAACGTCGACAAGGCCCGGAAGATACTCACCGAGGCGGGCATCAACGAGCCGGTGCCGCTCACCTTCTGGTACACCACGGACCGCTACGGCTCCGAGACCAAGCTGGAGTTCAAGGAGCTGGAGCGCCAGCTGGAGGCCTCCGGGCTGTTCGAGATCACCCTCAAGAGCCGGCCCTGGAAGACGTACGTCGCGGGCTACCAGAAGGGCGAGTACCCGGTGTTCGGGCGCGGCTGGTCCCCCGACTTCCCGGACGCCGACAACTTCATCGCCCCGTTCATCGGCAAGCAGAACGCGCTCGGCACGCCCTACGAGGCGAACGAGATCAACAATGTGCTGCTGCCGAGGTCCCGCCGGGAGAGCGACCGGGGCAACGTCGTGAAGGACTTCGAGGAGGCCCAGCAGATCCTCCTGGACGACGCCCGGCTGCTGCCCCTGTGGCAGGGCCGGCAGTACGTGGCGGCGAGCCGCGACATCGCGGGCGCCGAACGAGCGCTGGATCCGTCGACGATCATGATGGTGTGGCAGCTCTCCCGCAAGACCAGCTGGTAG
- a CDS encoding HipA family kinase produces the protein MLTEVTATRYITPLREGGSLPGLVEADDLGTYVLKFTGAGQGRKTLVAEVVCGELARRLGFRVPRLVTVELDPVLGLGEPDEQVQGLLKSSGGTNLGMEFLSGALGFDPLAFEVSPEEAGRVVWFDALVNNVDRSWRNPNLLRRHGELWLIDHGATMIWHHNWPGVEASAARPYDASDHALKTFAPDVAAAAADLAPRVTEDLLGEVTARIPDVWLVDEPGFETPDELRRAYARPLLARAATVHQRVHGLGENE, from the coding sequence ATGCTGACCGAGGTCACCGCCACCCGCTACATCACGCCCCTGCGTGAGGGCGGCTCGCTGCCGGGACTGGTCGAGGCCGACGACCTCGGCACCTACGTCCTCAAATTCACCGGTGCGGGCCAGGGGCGCAAGACCCTGGTCGCCGAGGTCGTCTGCGGGGAACTAGCCCGCCGGCTGGGGTTCCGGGTGCCGCGCCTGGTGACGGTCGAACTCGACCCGGTGCTGGGGCTGGGTGAGCCCGACGAGCAGGTTCAGGGACTCCTCAAGTCCAGCGGGGGCACCAATCTGGGCATGGAGTTCCTCTCCGGCGCGCTCGGCTTCGACCCGCTCGCCTTCGAGGTGAGCCCCGAAGAGGCCGGGCGGGTCGTCTGGTTCGACGCGCTGGTGAACAACGTCGACCGGTCCTGGCGCAACCCCAACCTGCTGCGCCGGCACGGCGAGCTCTGGCTGATCGACCACGGCGCCACCATGATCTGGCACCACAACTGGCCCGGCGTCGAAGCGTCCGCCGCCCGCCCCTACGACGCCTCCGACCACGCCTTGAAGACGTTCGCGCCGGATGTGGCCGCCGCGGCGGCGGACCTCGCGCCGCGCGTCACCGAGGACCTGCTCGGCGAGGTCACCGCACGGATTCCCGACGTGTGGCTGGTGGACGAGCCGGGGTTCGAGACCCCGGACGAACTCCGGCGGGCCTACGCACGGCCCCTGCTCGCCCGCGCGGCCACCGTCCACCAGCGCGTCCACGGTCTCGGGGAGAACGAGTGA
- a CDS encoding SDR family oxidoreductase, whose product MTSVELSGKVALVTGASRGIGHGVAEALVARGDRVCITGRNEDALKEAVEQLGADRVIGVAGKAHDEAHQALAVERTMEAFGRIDYLVNNAGTNPVFGPIADLDLNVARKVFETNVISALGFAQRTWHAWQKDHGGAIVNIASVAGIAPSPFIAAYGVSKAALINLTAQLAHEFAPGVRVNAIAPAVVKTKFAQALYEGREEEAAASYPLGRLGVPSDIGGAAAFLTSDQADWVTGQTLVVDGGIFLNAGVS is encoded by the coding sequence ATGACTTCAGTGGAACTCTCGGGCAAGGTCGCCCTGGTCACCGGCGCCAGCCGCGGCATCGGCCACGGCGTCGCCGAGGCGCTGGTCGCGCGCGGCGACCGCGTCTGCATCACCGGCCGCAACGAGGACGCCCTCAAGGAGGCCGTCGAGCAGCTGGGCGCCGACCGGGTCATCGGAGTGGCCGGCAAGGCGCACGACGAGGCGCACCAGGCCCTCGCCGTCGAGCGGACGATGGAGGCCTTCGGCCGGATCGACTACCTCGTCAACAACGCCGGCACCAACCCGGTGTTCGGGCCGATCGCCGACCTCGACCTGAACGTGGCGCGCAAGGTCTTCGAGACCAACGTGATCTCGGCGCTCGGTTTCGCCCAGCGCACCTGGCACGCCTGGCAGAAGGACCACGGCGGAGCGATCGTCAACATCGCCTCCGTCGCGGGCATCGCGCCCTCGCCCTTCATCGCCGCCTACGGCGTCAGCAAGGCGGCACTGATCAACCTGACCGCGCAGCTGGCCCACGAGTTCGCGCCCGGGGTACGGGTCAACGCGATCGCCCCGGCCGTGGTGAAGACCAAGTTCGCCCAGGCGCTGTACGAGGGCAGGGAGGAGGAGGCCGCCGCGTCCTACCCGCTGGGCCGGCTCGGCGTGCCCTCCGACATCGGCGGCGCCGCCGCGTTCCTCACCTCGGACCAGGCGGACTGGGTCACCGGCCAGACGCTGGTGGTCGACGGCGGCATCTTCCTGAACGCCGGCGTGAGCTGA
- the ung gene encoding uracil-DNA glycosylase yields MTDIAMLPESWRGVLGDELQQPYFEQLTEFVEEERAKGPVYPPREEVFAALDATPYDKVKVLILGQDPYHGEGQGHGLCFSVRPGVRIPPSLRNIYKEMHAELGTPVPDNGYLMPWAEQGVLLLNAVLTVRGGEANSHKGRGWERFTDAVIRAVADRPDPAVFVLWGNYAQKKLPLIDESRHAVVKGAHPSPLSAKKFFGSRPFTQINEAVAAQGHEPIDWTVPNLG; encoded by the coding sequence GTGACCGACATCGCCATGCTGCCCGAGTCCTGGCGCGGGGTTCTGGGTGACGAACTGCAGCAGCCCTATTTCGAGCAGCTGACCGAGTTCGTCGAGGAGGAGCGGGCGAAGGGTCCCGTCTACCCGCCCCGCGAGGAGGTCTTCGCGGCACTGGACGCGACGCCGTACGACAAGGTGAAGGTCCTGATCCTCGGTCAGGACCCCTACCACGGCGAAGGCCAGGGGCACGGTCTGTGTTTCTCGGTGCGGCCCGGGGTGCGGATCCCTCCGTCGCTGCGGAACATCTACAAGGAGATGCACGCCGAGCTGGGCACGCCCGTCCCGGACAACGGTTATCTGATGCCGTGGGCCGAGCAGGGCGTGCTGCTGCTCAACGCGGTGCTCACGGTGCGCGGCGGCGAAGCCAACTCGCACAAGGGGCGGGGCTGGGAGCGGTTCACCGACGCGGTCATCCGCGCGGTGGCCGACCGGCCCGATCCGGCGGTCTTCGTGCTGTGGGGCAACTACGCGCAGAAGAAGCTGCCGCTGATCGACGAGAGCCGGCATGCGGTGGTCAAGGGGGCGCATCCGTCGCCGCTGTCGGCGAAGAAGTTCTTCGGATCCCGTCCGTTCACGCAGATCAACGAGGCGGTGGCCGCGCAGGGCCACGAGCCGATCGACTGGACCGTCCCGAACCTGGGCTGA